From one Anoplolepis gracilipes chromosome 8, ASM4749672v1, whole genome shotgun sequence genomic stretch:
- the Ugt50b3 gene encoding UDP-glycosyltransferase UGT5 — protein MTGPLTLLLGITIVLIEPILGYNVLLATMGGTKSHTVPFVALGTSLSSRGHNVTLLSAFSGPAANNGLHELVPSILEAYVENFTSEWDLVGARFRDELPISPWDAMRYGWESCEALLRDEASTAGLRKPDGNPRARWDVAVIDGAFPECLLGILHGENVPTIMLNTVALYSGSITRQGNPSPWSVTPYFGKVITQDMNFFQRILNVAAQLTLKIMHWITVSVYLRPTLQRYLGDHIPDDLYSLTAEVPLTLQNSHYTVADSVPYLSNVVNVACLHCRPAMQLNSDLESFLRRGFVFVSMGSSVQASGMPEALRQIFVAVFSALPYNVIWKWEGAKIKDLPTNVRTAAWWPQQELLGHPKLRAFVSHGGLLSLHEAAYHGAPTLVLPVFCDHDGNAAQAEKLGYALVMDLAGISISALHEGILKVAALHNNSYREVAKKRSALLRDLPIDSRELATWWVEHVAKHGGADHLKSSIRYMSTFRYYSMDVAVFYVLSLILIIYGLKKLCWRAVIGQDIIKKKID, from the exons ATGACGGGACCACTCACCCTCCTCCTGGGCATCACCATCGTGCTGATCGAGCCCATACTAGGATATAACGTCTTGTTGGCCACCATGGGCGGTACCAAGTCCCACACGGTGCCCTTCGTCGCCCTTGGTACGAGCCTGAGTTCGCGGGGCCATAACGTTACGCTGCTGAGCGCTTTCTCCGGTCCCGCAGCGAATAATGGTCTTCACGAGCTGGTGCCGTCGATCCTCGAG GCTTACGTCGAGAACTTCACGTCCGAGTGGGACCTGGTGGGTGCCAGATTCCGGGACGAGCTCCCGATCTCACCATGGGACGCCATGAGGTACGGCTGGGAATCTTGCGAGGCATTGTTGCGCGACGAGGCGTCGACGGCCGGTCTAAGAAAACCGGATGGCAATCCGCGAGCTCGATGGGATGTCGCGGTGATCGACGGCGCTTTTCCCGAGTGTCTGCTGGGGATTCTTCACGGCGAGAATGTACCGACGATAATGCTCAACACG GTGGCATTATACAGCGGATCCATTACGCGCCAAGGCAATCCGTCACCTTGGTCGGTGACGCCGTATTTCGGCAAAGTAATTACACAAGATATGAACTTTTTCCAAAGGATCTTAAACGTTGCAGCCCAGTTGACTTTGAAAATTATGCATTGGATCACAGTTTCCGTTTATCTTCGGCCGACTCTTCAGAGATATCTCG GTGATCACATACCCGACGATCTGTACAGTTTAACGGCGGAGGTTCCTTTGACTTTGCAAAACAGTCATTACACCGTAGCCGATTCCGTGCCCTACTTGTCAAACGTCGTAAACGTGGCTTGCCTTCATTGTAGACCGGCAATGCAATTAAATTCCGATTTGGAGTCCTTCCTGCGACGTG GTTTCGTGTTCGTCTCGATGGGATCGTCGGTGCAAGCCTCCGGAATGCCGGAGGCTCTACGGCAGATCTTCGTCGCGGTCTTCTCCGCGCTACCGTATAACGTAATCTGGAAGTGGGAGGGAGCCAAGATCAAAGATCTACCGACGAACGTGAGAACAGCTGCTTGGTGGCCGCAGCAGGAGTTACTCGGACATCCCAAACTCCGTGCCTTCGTTTCCCACGGCGGACTGTTATCCCTTCACGAAGCAGCTTATCACGGAGCACCGACTCTGGTCCTGCCTGTCTTTTGCGATCACGACGGAAATGCGGCGCAAGCCG AAAAATTGGGTTACGCTTTGGTAATGGATTTGGCTGGTATATCCATTAGTGCACTTCACGAAGGAATACTTAAAGTCGCTGCACTTCATAATAATTCTTATCGAGAGGTAGCCAAAAAACGCAGCGCGCTGCTGCGTGATCTCCCGATTGATTCTAGAGAATTGGCCACGTGGTGGGTAGAACACGTCGCCAAACATGGAGGAGCCGATCATTTGAAGAGCTCAATtag ATACATGAGCACATTCCGCTATTACAGTATGGACGTCGCagtattttatgtattgaGTTTAATCCTAATAATTTACGGACTCAAGAAATTATGCTGGCGAGCGGTAATCGGTCAAGATATTATCAAGAAGAAAATAGACTAA